The Prochlorococcus sp. MIT 1300 genome has a window encoding:
- a CDS encoding DUF3318 domain-containing protein: MSELQRLKGLLPPENQSWVFVEAAAAVDPPLITLEEIGRDEVEIQVDLDPWDNLAIDHRNLLFWHEVGRIQNDTIPRDGWEMAALAIGLGGAIGELWVQDGLLLLMALGLSGFAGYRLYLKNNSEKRLQDAIAADERAIDLACRFGYSVPNAYKSLGGALKELVEQSRKKKKRSFYEDRLEALRKSAGKARAEMAQQEGSSQSLTSENVYG, encoded by the coding sequence ATGAGTGAACTCCAGCGACTAAAGGGGCTTTTGCCACCGGAGAATCAAAGCTGGGTGTTCGTGGAGGCAGCCGCAGCCGTTGATCCCCCTCTGATTACCCTTGAAGAGATTGGAAGAGATGAGGTCGAAATTCAAGTCGATCTTGACCCCTGGGACAATCTTGCTATTGATCACCGAAACCTACTTTTCTGGCATGAAGTAGGTCGAATTCAAAATGACACAATTCCTCGGGACGGTTGGGAGATGGCAGCCTTAGCGATTGGATTAGGTGGGGCAATTGGAGAATTATGGGTACAGGATGGCCTCCTGTTGCTTATGGCTTTAGGACTTTCCGGTTTTGCGGGATATCGGCTTTACCTTAAAAACAACTCAGAAAAACGATTACAGGATGCAATCGCAGCAGATGAACGTGCCATAGATTTAGCTTGCCGCTTTGGCTATAGCGTTCCAAACGCCTATAAAAGCCTTGGTGGTGCTTTAAAGGAACTTGTTGAGCAAAGCCGTAAAAAGAAAAAACGGAGCTTCTATGAAGACCGGTTAGAAGCACTCCGCAAGAGCGCAGGAAAAGCCCGAGCCGAAATGGCCCAACAAGAGGGCTCTAGCCAATCCTTAACAAGTGAAAATGTATATGGATAG
- a CDS encoding CGLD27 family protein → MIAPSSTCPVPKDQIPLEEYLQLKRSWFFSWPTEAKKQLNQNLIISWLLILPLSFIVSNGSYNLKGDINSLILTSISYSFLLPILLLLRQLLGWRHLYNRLREETISYEESGWYDGQIWEKPQSWIEKDSMIAEYEIKPILDKLKYSMTYFILSLITSIFFTNYT, encoded by the coding sequence ATGATTGCGCCCTCATCAACATGTCCTGTTCCTAAAGATCAAATTCCACTAGAAGAATATCTTCAGCTAAAAAGGTCATGGTTCTTCTCATGGCCTACGGAAGCAAAGAAACAACTTAATCAAAACCTAATAATAAGCTGGCTCTTGATTCTTCCATTGTCCTTTATTGTTTCAAATGGCAGTTACAACCTAAAAGGAGATATAAATTCACTAATCTTAACCTCTATTTCCTATAGCTTTTTATTGCCTATTCTGCTGCTATTAAGACAACTACTTGGATGGAGACACCTATACAATAGGCTGAGAGAAGAAACAATTAGTTACGAGGAATCAGGCTGGTATGATGGTCAAATTTGGGAAAAACCACAATCATGGATAGAGAAGGACTCTATGATTGCAGAATACGAAATAAAGCCAATTCTTGACAAACTTAAGTACAGCATGACGTACTTTATACTGTCTTTGATAACAAGTATATTTTTCACTAATTACACCTAG
- the carB gene encoding carbamoyl-phosphate synthase large subunit produces the protein MPRRKDLRRILLLGSGPIVIGQACEFDYSGTQACKALRGEGFEVVLVNSNPASIMTDPEMADRTYVEPLTLDVVSKVIEKERPDALLPTMGGQTALNLAVSLYEQGILEKYGVELIGADISAIRKAEDRKLFKSSMENIGVKVCPSGIASNIQEAHEVGEIISSFPRIIRPAFTLGGSGGGIAYNPEEFDELCKSGLDVSPVSQILIEKSLLGWKEFELEVMRDQVDNVVIICSIENIDPMGVHTGDSITVAPAQTLTDREYQRLRDQSIAIIREIGVATGGSNIQFAVNPSNGDVVVIEMNPRVSRSSALASKATGFPIAKIAALLAVGYNLDEITNDITGKTPACFEPTIDYVVTKIPRFAFEKFKGSSSTLTTSMKSVGEAMAIGRCFEESFQKAIRSLETGLLGWGCDGSDSLVKTNDKELERLLRTPSPERIMYIRTAMLDGKSDFEINSLTNIDLWFLSKFRNIINAQKTYLDHGKLSRIETDDFLKLKKLGFSDFQIAWATNSEELLVRSRREELNVLPIFKTVDTCAAEFNSSTPYYYSTYEKTLFTISVGGTVHECESQTEVKPSNSRKLMILGGGPNRIGQGIEFDYCCCHASFSSQKSGITTIMVNSNPETVSTDYDTSDRLYFEPLTLEDVLNIIQVENPQGIIVQFGGQTPLKLALPLLQWLESENNQSINTRILGTSPRSIDKAEDREQFEATLRALGIRQPLNGIARTEEEAISIASRINYPVVVRPSYVLGGRAMEVVFDETELDTYMREAVKVQPQHPVLIDQYLENAIEVDVDALCDRKGNVVIGGLMEHIEPAGIHSGDSACCLPSISLGQPALKLIRKWSKDLAKELKVEGLINLQFAVQKTEDGDEQVFIIEANPRASRTVPFVSKATGVPLAAIATRLMNGELLSDVGITSEPRPPLQAIKEAVLPFRRFPGADSVLGPEMRSTGEVMGSAPGFGMAYAKSELAAGEALPIKGTVFLSTHDRDKLDLIPVASKLISLGFKLIATSGTAKVLSSGGLAVDSVLKVHEGRPNIEDLIRSGQIQLVINTPIGRQAAHDDKYLRRAALDYSVPTVTTLAGARAAVEGIAALQDQSPSIAALQDIHS, from the coding sequence ATGCCACGGCGGAAGGATCTACGTCGAATACTTCTCCTTGGGTCTGGACCGATTGTCATCGGACAGGCTTGTGAATTTGACTATTCGGGTACGCAGGCTTGCAAAGCACTGCGAGGTGAGGGATTTGAAGTCGTCTTGGTTAATTCCAATCCAGCCTCCATTATGACTGATCCTGAGATGGCAGATAGAACCTATGTAGAGCCATTAACTTTGGATGTTGTAAGCAAGGTCATTGAAAAAGAACGTCCAGATGCATTATTGCCAACGATGGGTGGGCAAACAGCTTTAAATCTGGCAGTTTCACTTTACGAACAAGGGATTCTTGAGAAATACGGAGTTGAGCTAATAGGAGCTGATATTTCTGCGATTCGAAAAGCTGAAGATAGGAAACTGTTCAAATCTTCAATGGAAAATATAGGAGTGAAAGTTTGCCCTTCAGGGATAGCTTCAAACATACAAGAGGCTCATGAAGTGGGAGAAATAATTTCCAGTTTCCCCAGAATTATTAGGCCAGCATTTACTCTTGGAGGCAGTGGTGGTGGAATTGCTTATAACCCCGAGGAGTTTGATGAGCTTTGCAAGTCAGGTCTAGATGTAAGCCCTGTTTCTCAAATATTAATAGAGAAATCTCTTCTTGGTTGGAAGGAATTCGAGTTAGAAGTTATGAGAGATCAAGTTGATAATGTTGTAATTATTTGTAGTATAGAGAACATAGATCCTATGGGTGTGCATACCGGAGACTCTATAACAGTTGCACCTGCTCAGACACTTACTGACCGTGAATATCAAAGGCTTAGAGATCAGTCTATCGCTATAATTCGTGAAATAGGAGTAGCAACTGGTGGTAGCAATATTCAATTTGCAGTAAATCCCTCTAATGGCGATGTTGTTGTAATTGAAATGAATCCTAGAGTAAGTAGATCCTCTGCATTGGCAAGTAAAGCTACAGGATTTCCTATTGCGAAAATTGCAGCACTTCTAGCTGTTGGTTACAACCTTGATGAAATTACAAATGATATTACTGGTAAAACTCCGGCTTGTTTTGAACCAACTATTGATTATGTTGTAACAAAGATTCCTAGATTTGCTTTTGAGAAATTTAAAGGAAGCTCCTCAACATTAACCACTTCTATGAAGTCTGTAGGGGAAGCAATGGCAATCGGTAGGTGTTTTGAGGAATCTTTTCAAAAGGCTATTAGGTCTTTAGAAACCGGACTTTTGGGCTGGGGTTGTGATGGATCAGACTCTTTAGTAAAAACAAATGATAAAGAATTAGAACGTTTACTTAGGACGCCATCACCTGAAAGAATAATGTATATAAGAACGGCAATGTTGGATGGTAAGTCTGATTTTGAAATTAATTCATTGACAAATATTGATCTTTGGTTCCTGTCTAAATTTAGAAATATAATTAATGCTCAAAAAACTTATCTTGATCATGGAAAATTATCTAGAATAGAGACTGATGATTTTCTAAAATTAAAGAAACTTGGTTTTTCTGACTTTCAAATAGCATGGGCTACAAATAGTGAGGAGTTATTAGTCAGATCTAGAAGAGAGGAACTTAATGTTCTCCCAATCTTTAAAACAGTAGATACATGTGCCGCCGAGTTTAACTCCTCCACACCTTACTACTATTCAACATATGAAAAAACACTGTTTACTATTTCTGTCGGAGGCACTGTTCATGAATGTGAATCTCAGACAGAAGTAAAACCTAGTAACTCAAGAAAATTAATGATTCTTGGCGGAGGCCCTAACCGAATAGGACAAGGTATTGAGTTTGATTATTGTTGTTGTCACGCTTCATTCTCATCTCAGAAATCAGGAATTACCACAATAATGGTCAATAGTAACCCTGAAACTGTTTCAACTGATTATGACACTAGCGATCGACTTTATTTTGAACCTCTCACATTAGAAGATGTCCTAAATATTATTCAAGTTGAAAATCCTCAGGGTATCATTGTTCAGTTTGGAGGTCAGACACCATTGAAGTTAGCGTTGCCTCTCTTGCAATGGCTTGAATCAGAAAATAACCAAAGTATTAATACAAGAATCCTTGGAACATCCCCTAGATCTATTGATAAAGCTGAAGATCGCGAGCAATTTGAAGCCACGTTAAGAGCCTTAGGAATCAGGCAACCCCTTAATGGAATCGCTCGTACTGAAGAAGAAGCAATATCTATAGCTTCAAGAATTAATTATCCAGTTGTCGTTAGGCCTTCATATGTTCTTGGGGGAAGGGCAATGGAAGTAGTCTTTGACGAGACTGAACTCGATACCTATATGAGAGAGGCAGTTAAAGTTCAACCACAACATCCTGTTCTTATTGATCAATACCTAGAAAATGCTATTGAGGTTGATGTTGATGCTTTGTGTGATCGAAAAGGCAATGTTGTAATAGGTGGTTTGATGGAACATATTGAGCCTGCAGGTATTCATTCAGGCGATTCTGCTTGTTGTTTGCCCTCTATTTCTTTGGGGCAACCTGCTCTTAAATTAATCCGCAAATGGAGCAAGGACTTGGCAAAGGAGCTAAAGGTAGAGGGTTTGATTAATTTGCAGTTTGCTGTACAAAAGACGGAGGATGGAGATGAACAAGTTTTTATTATTGAGGCAAATCCCAGGGCTTCTAGAACCGTACCCTTTGTCTCTAAGGCCACAGGTGTGCCTCTTGCAGCAATTGCCACAAGATTGATGAATGGGGAATTACTAAGTGATGTTGGAATTACATCTGAGCCACGACCGCCACTTCAAGCTATTAAGGAGGCTGTTCTTCCATTCCGTCGTTTTCCTGGTGCAGATAGTGTTTTAGGACCTGAAATGCGTTCAACAGGAGAAGTTATGGGGTCTGCGCCAGGATTTGGTATGGCATATGCCAAGTCTGAACTAGCCGCTGGTGAAGCTTTGCCTATCAAAGGAACAGTATTTCTTTCTACACATGATCGTGACAAGCTTGATTTGATACCAGTTGCTAGTAAATTAATTTCCTTAGGTTTTAAGTTGATAGCAACTTCTGGGACAGCAAAAGTCCTTTCTAGTGGTGGTCTTGCAGTCGATTCAGTTTTAAAGGTTCATGAGGGGAGACCGAATATTGAAGACCTCATTCGATCTGGTCAGATCCAATTAGTTATTAATACACCTATTGGACGTCAGGCAGCACATGATGATAAGTACCTCCGACGGGCTGCCTTGGACTATTCAGTCCCAACAGTTACCACACTGGCTGGAGCAAGGGCTGCCGTTGAAGGCATTGCTGCATTGCAAGATCAATCACCTTCAATTGCCGCATTACAGGACATACATTCCTAG
- a CDS encoding asparaginase → MNIQAGLDISKRNIIAPLKVVLKRSGSIESVHRVHAVVSDEKGRILMRAGNAHLETFIRSSLKPFQVLPLISSGASEKFNYGEKAIAICCASHNGSPLHAREAFKVLWNADIDVDFLQCPTPVGRKSPLEHNCSGKHAGFLATCKKMNWPLETYLKGNHPLQVEVFRRVAELLGLPPEELLAARDDCGAPTLRLELSQMAMLYAHLGSSKQAQIEAISRAMVSNPELIAGIKRFDTELMLRAHRQVVSKGGAEGIQCISRLSDGIGLAIKVEDGSARAKRAVALHLLRQLEWLTPTGLQELEEQVLVINPGVELEVQGELKFLES, encoded by the coding sequence ATGAATATTCAAGCAGGTCTAGACATTTCTAAGCGTAATATCATTGCGCCATTAAAAGTAGTCCTAAAAAGAAGTGGCTCTATTGAATCAGTCCATAGAGTTCATGCGGTAGTTTCTGACGAAAAAGGAAGAATCCTTATGAGAGCAGGTAATGCCCATCTGGAAACCTTTATAAGATCCTCCCTTAAACCTTTTCAAGTATTACCACTAATAAGTAGTGGAGCCTCTGAAAAGTTTAATTATGGGGAAAAAGCAATTGCTATCTGTTGTGCCTCACATAACGGGAGTCCCTTACATGCGAGAGAGGCCTTCAAGGTTTTATGGAATGCCGACATCGATGTGGACTTTTTGCAATGCCCTACTCCGGTAGGCAGGAAAAGTCCTTTAGAACATAACTGTTCTGGAAAACACGCTGGCTTCCTAGCTACCTGCAAGAAAATGAATTGGCCTTTAGAAACTTATCTAAAAGGCAATCACCCACTGCAAGTTGAGGTATTTAGGAGAGTAGCTGAGCTACTTGGATTGCCGCCTGAAGAATTGTTAGCCGCTAGAGACGATTGCGGAGCACCAACACTTCGACTTGAGTTATCGCAAATGGCCATGCTTTATGCGCATCTTGGGAGTTCTAAGCAAGCTCAAATAGAAGCAATATCGCGCGCAATGGTCTCTAATCCTGAATTGATTGCAGGTATTAAAAGGTTTGACACTGAATTAATGCTTCGTGCACACCGCCAGGTTGTTAGCAAAGGAGGGGCTGAAGGTATTCAATGTATATCTAGGCTTTCTGACGGAATTGGCCTAGCTATTAAGGTTGAAGATGGATCAGCAAGAGCCAAGAGAGCAGTAGCATTGCATCTACTAAGACAGCTGGAATGGCTAACACCAACAGGTCTTCAAGAGCTAGAAGAACAAGTTCTTGTAATCAACCCAGGAGTAGAGCTTGAAGTACAGGGGGAATTAAAATTCCTTGAATCATAG
- the rsfS gene encoding ribosome silencing factor: protein MDSHQLAELAAEACDDRKATDIELIRIEEVSCLAEWIVIAGGFSDVQVRAIAKSVEDKLKTQAERLPLRSEGVNEAKWALLDYGELIVHVLQPNERKYYDLESFWSTGERKFFSSTYKDI, encoded by the coding sequence ATGGATAGTCATCAGCTTGCTGAACTTGCAGCAGAAGCCTGTGATGACCGCAAAGCAACTGATATTGAACTAATACGAATAGAAGAAGTTTCTTGCTTAGCTGAATGGATTGTAATTGCAGGTGGTTTTTCTGATGTACAAGTACGAGCGATAGCAAAATCAGTTGAGGACAAATTAAAAACTCAGGCCGAAAGATTGCCCTTAAGGTCTGAAGGCGTCAATGAAGCAAAGTGGGCATTACTAGATTATGGGGAACTTATTGTTCATGTTCTTCAACCTAATGAAAGAAAATACTATGACCTTGAGTCATTTTGGAGCACTGGAGAACGTAAGTTTTTCTCGAGCACATATAAAGACATATAA